The following proteins come from a genomic window of Nitrospira sp.:
- a CDS encoding Mobile element protein, whose protein sequence is MVYARRSRLSRKQQGRRIELFVAGATARAAAEIVGVTGTPRAGFTADCASSLPVNCTAMICQVRWRRMRATLAECARANAGRWGKVPVFGLLKRGGKVFAAIIPNARSKTLLPIIREQVPPDSIVYTDSFTAYGVLDVSEFHHRRVNHSKVFVTKRGHHINGIENFWNQAKRHLRRFNGLTPDNFYWFLKECEWCFNSGNHQQLLRQLKYWYKSTKH, encoded by the coding sequence ATGGTCTATGCACGGCGTAGTCGGTTGAGCAGGAAGCAGCAGGGGCGCCGCATCGAGCTATTTGTCGCGGGAGCCACAGCCCGAGCTGCGGCCGAAATTGTGGGGGTGACCGGAACACCGCGCGCAGGTTTTACCGCCGACTGCGCCAGCTCATTGCCAGTAAACTGCACAGCTATGATCTGTCAGGTGAGGTGGAGGCGGATGAGAGCTACTTTGGCGGAGTGCGCAAGGGCAAACGCGGGCCGCTGGGGGAAAGTGCCCGTCTTTGGCTTGTTAAAACGCGGGGGGAAGGTGTTTGCCGCGATTATTCCGAATGCCCGATCGAAAACACTCCTGCCGATCATTCGCGAGCAGGTTCCCCCAGACAGTATCGTCTATACGGATAGCTTCACCGCCTATGGTGTGCTGGATGTCTCGGAGTTTCATCACCGGCGCGTCAATCACAGCAAAGTATTCGTGACCAAGCGGGGACATCACATCAACGGTATTGAGAATTTCTGGAACCAAGCCAAGCGGCATTTGCGTCGGTTCAACGGTCTGACGCCAGACAACTTTTACTGGTTCTTGAAGGAATGTGAGTGGTGCTTCAATAGCGGCAACCACCAACAGCTGCTGAGGCAGCTTAAATACTGGTACAAATCAACCAAACACTAA
- a CDS encoding Integrase, translating into MLVRNALEAIGRPPYFLDQHSVLETEVTLSVSNQVGGQIRSAGQCLDLMEVSALYLRPYETQRIPRVLQTGQASPGWVGAMQTDDALSSWADLMPGLVVNRPRFMAVNSSKPFQCTQIQKFFEVPRTLITTDPAQVHEFRKECGAVIYKSISSVRSIVAQLMPEDTRIEDVVWCPTQFQELIRGVDYRVHVVGGDVFACRILSNADDYRYAGRHGHTADIESCEIPAEVAQSCIDVSHDMGLVVSGVDLRQSEDGRWYCFEVNPSPGFEYFQRTSGQDIASSVARLLSG; encoded by the coding sequence ATGCTTGTACGCAATGCGCTCGAGGCCATTGGCAGACCCCCATACTTCTTGGATCAGCACAGCGTCCTTGAGACAGAGGTTACCCTGTCCGTCAGCAACCAGGTCGGTGGCCAGATCCGGTCTGCAGGTCAATGCCTCGATCTGATGGAGGTGTCAGCCCTGTATTTGCGGCCATATGAGACGCAACGTATCCCGCGTGTCCTACAAACTGGCCAGGCGAGCCCAGGGTGGGTAGGTGCCATGCAGACAGATGACGCACTCTCATCATGGGCGGACTTGATGCCTGGTCTGGTTGTGAATCGTCCCAGGTTTATGGCTGTCAACTCGTCCAAGCCATTTCAGTGTACGCAAATACAAAAGTTTTTCGAGGTGCCCAGGACCCTCATAACTACTGATCCTGCCCAAGTACATGAATTCAGAAAAGAGTGTGGAGCAGTTATATATAAATCTATCAGCTCGGTGCGAAGCATTGTCGCACAGTTGATGCCGGAAGATACCCGCATTGAAGACGTTGTCTGGTGCCCAACACAATTCCAGGAACTTATTCGTGGCGTTGATTACCGGGTGCATGTTGTGGGCGGCGATGTCTTTGCGTGTCGAATCCTCTCAAATGCGGATGACTATCGTTATGCTGGCCGACACGGACATACAGCAGACATCGAGTCATGTGAAATCCCTGCTGAAGTTGCTCAGTCCTGCATAGATGTCTCCCATGATATGGGGCTCGTGGTTAGTGGAGTTGACCTGCGACAGAGTGAAGACGGTCGGTGGTATTGTTTTGAGGTGAATCCTTCACCGGGCTTTGAGTATTTCCAGCGAACTAGCGGTCAGGATATCGCTTCATCGGTGGCCAGGTTGCTCTCAGGCTGA